AAATTTGATATTATTGTAAGTAATCCACCCTATATTTCCTTTGATGATACTGTTTATATGTCTCCTGAGACCCTAAAATATGAACCACACTTAGCCTTATTTGCTGAAAATAATGGTTTAGCGTCATATTACATAATTGCTAAAGAAGCTAAGGGTTTTTTAAAACAGAATGGTAAATTATTTTTAGAGATTGGCTTTAATCAAGTGGCATCTGTTACAGAAATTTTTGTAAGTCATGGCTATACGGTTCTGCAAGTGTATAAGGATCTAGAAGGTCTAGATAGAGGGCTATTGATAGTTGACAGCAACTATCAATATAATTGATAAATTACTTAAGATTTAGAAAAGAGAAAAATCATGCAACAATTTAGTTTTTATCACACTACTGAAGGATTAGTATATAAGACAAGCTGTCTTTTAGTAGAAAAATCTTACCATAGCAATTTGAGAATTGTGGTTTTAGTTCCAGATATTGAAGTACAAGAATCACTAAATAAGATGATATGGACTTATTCTAGAAAACAGTTTATTCCGCATGGTAGTAAACTTGATCCATTACCAGAGAAGCAACCAGTCTATATTACTCATCAGTTAGAGAATCCTAATCAGGCTACCATCCTAATAATTATTGCCCCATTTGATATACAAGAAATTCTTAATAACAAAAATTTTGCACATTTTCAGAGAGTAATTATAATATACGATGCTTTAGATAATTTAAGTTTAATAATTAAAACAATAAATGAACTAACTATTGCAACACCGATAATTGATTGTTATAAACAGAGTCCAATGGGAACGTGGAGTAAGATTTAATATAGCTAACCTGATTAGTATTAGTTCGTCATTGCTAGGAGCCGCTTTGCGGCGACGAAGCAATCCAGGAAAGTGACCCAAATAGATTGCCACGACCACTATGTGGTCTCGCAATGACTTATATGCACCACAAACGTCATTGCGATGAGCTACTTTAGTAGCGACGAAGCAATCCGTTTCTAATCACTTTTCTGGATTGCTTCGTCGCCGCAAAGCGGTTCCTAGCAATGACGAAATAATAGTAACCTGATTAGCTATATTATTTTTTTGAAAGAACAAACAAAATTACCAACATGCAAAAATTATCATTTCAACAAATTATCATGACCTTACAAAATTATTGGCAGGATTATGGCTGTGCAATTTTACAACCATATGATGCTCACGTTGGAGCTGGCACTTTTCACCCTGCCACTGTATTACGGACTCTTGGTAAAAAACCTTGGTTTGTAGCTTTTGTTCAACCTTCTCGGCGTCCTCATGATAGTAGATATGCCATGCATCCGAATAGAATGCAGCATTATTATCAATTTCAGGTTATACTAAAACCATCTCCTGACGATATACAACAACTATATTTAAAAAGCCTTGAATGTCTTGGTATAGATTTGCAAAAACATGATATTAGGTTTGTTGAAGATGATTGGGAGTCTCCTAGTCTTGGAGCTGCCGGACTTGGGTGGGAAGTATGGTGTGATGGTATGGAAGTATCGCAATTTACTTATATGCAACAAATTGGTGGTATTGATTGTCGCCCAGTGGCTGGTGAGATTACCTATGGTTTAGAGCGTCTGGCACTTTATATACAAGGTATCAATGAAGTTAAAAATATTGACTGGAATGGTCAGGTTGGAGAAAAAGCTTTAACCTATGGTGAAGTAGATTTTGCTGCTGAAAAGCAATTTTCTAAGTTTAATCTAGAATTAGCTGACACAGCAATATTATCTCAGCATTTTATTGATAGTGAAAAACAATGTAATGAATTAATTGCCGCAGATTTACTGTTACCAGCCTATGATTATTGTATTCAAGCTAGCCATCTTTTTAACCTGTTAAATGCTCGGGGAGTAATTAGCGTAACAGAGAGAGCATCTTACATACTCAGGATACGTAACTTGGCAAAAATATGCTGTCATAAATGGTTAGAATTAGAAGATAAAGAAGAATTATATGAGTGAGTTATTATTAGAGCTTTTTAGCGAAGAGATACCAGCTTTGATGCAAAAAAATGCGGCAGAAGCTTATAAAACCATATTTACGACAATTTTGCAGGAAGGTGAGATAGTTGCTGATGTTCAGGTATTTATTGGACCTAGGCGTATTGCTATATATATTACAAATTTACCGAAATTTATACCACCAAAAGAAATTATCATAAGAGGACCAAAAGTTTCGGCAGCACAACAAGCTATAGAAGGATTTTGTCGAGCAAATAATATTGAGCAAAATAAATTGTCTACGCTATTAGTGCAAGGGCAATTATATTATATAATAGTAAAGAGTACCGCAGAAACCGATATACGAATATTATTGCAAGAGATAATTCCTAAAGCAATTAGTAAGTATATTTGGTCAAAATCTATGCATTGGGGGAATTATGATATAAGTTGGATTAGACCGCTTAGGAATATTTTATGTATATTTGATGGTGAAATACTAGCAATTAAATATGGGCATTTGACGGCAAATAATATTACTTTTGGGCATAGATTTCTTAGTCCTGAACCGATTGCGAACTCAAATGATCTGGAGAATTGGAACGAAAAACAAGGGGTGAGCGAGCGGAGCGTAGTAAATCTACGTGAGCACGCGAATACCCCGAAGTTTTGCGGAGCCAATTCTTCAAAGCATTTGAGTATAGACAGTTTTTCTGAATACCAGAATAAGCTGCGGGAAAGTAATGTCATTATTGATCAACAAGAACGCAAGGAGATAATAAAAAATCAACTATCAGAAATAACCAAGTCACTTAATTTAGTAATAAAAGATGATGAGAAATTATTAGAAGAAGTAACAGGGCTAGTAGAATTGCCAGTGGTTATGGTCGGTAAAATACCTGAGATATTTTTGACGTTACCTAGTGAAGTGCTGATTAGCTCAATGCGTACTCATCAGAAATATTTTAGTACTTTTGATCAGGCTGGTAATTTCGCCCCTTATTTTCTTTTTGTTAGTAATATGCGACATGATCAAAATATTATAGTAAGTGGTAACGAGAAAGTATTGGCTGCTAGATTATCTGATGCTTTATACTTTTATCAGCAGGATTTGTCTAACAGCTTAGAATCTAGATTATTAAAACTTGAGCAGATAACTTTCCACGCAAAGATTGGTAGTATAAGACAAAAAACGGAGAGAATTGCTAATATTTGTAATTATATAATAGACTTCCTGGATAAGTCAGAGATAGTTGATGGATTTTTAGGAAAAACGAAGCCGAGTACCGCAGCGTACATAGACGTACGTGAGGAACGAAGGCGAGTTTCAACGACAAAATCACCAACTAGATTGACTTATCCAGGAAGTCTAATGTCAGGAAGTCAGGATTTGCAAGTAGCAGCTAGACTTTGTAAAAGCGACCTAACAACTGAAATGGTAGGAGAATTCCCCGAACTGCAAGGTATTATGGGATATTATTACGCCAAATCTGAAGGGTTAAATGATCAGATTGCCTTGGCAATAAGAGACCATTATAAACCACAAGGTCCATCGGATAGTTTACCAATGGGGGATACTGCAATATTGGCTATTGCCGATAAATTGGATAGTTTAGTAGGTTTGATATTAATAGGAGAAGAACCAAGTGGCTCAAGAGATCCTTACTCACTTAGACGACAAGCATTAGGTATTATTAGGACAATTTTAGCTAATAAACTAACTATTAATATTAAGCAATTAGTTGCGTATGTAATTCAGCTATACTCTGAAGAAAACATAACATATACTAAAAGTAGTCAGATAATTTTAGAGTTTTTAGAAGAGCGAGCCAAATATTATTTCAAGAATCATTATGATCTATCGTTAATTAATGCAGTGCTTGATTTTGATATTGAAGGAGATTTAATGATTAGCGAAATAAAGCTTAGTGCTTTACAAAAGTTTTTAGCTGGATCTGAGGGCGAGAATTTATTAACTATTTACAAAAGAGCAAATAATATATTAGAAGGTAATAATATAGCAGGAGATGTTAATCAGGAGGCTTTTATTTCACAATATGAGCAACAATTATTTTCATCGTTGGAAAACGTTTCTAAGCAAATAGACATATCCATTGCCGAAAAGGATTTTACTAAAGCATTGAGAGGACTACTGGAAATGTTGAAACCTATCAATGATTTTTTTGATAATTTGATGGTTAAAGATGAAGATCGTATAATTGCTAATAATCGTTTATTGTTATTAAAAATGGTTAGACAATTATTTAATAAATTAGCAAAATTTAGTGCTTTATGACGGATATATTAAGGCAGGCTGCCAAATTTATTAAATCTGGTAATATAGTAGCCTTTCCCACAGAAACAGTATACGGACTTGGAGCAGATGCTAGTAATGAGCAAGCTTGTCAGAAAATTTTTAAGGTAAAAAAGCGTCCAAGCATAAACCCTCTGATTGTTCACGTGGCAACCATGAGCCAAGCTAAAACTATCGGGGAATTTAATGCAGATGCTCTTAAATTAAGTGAAGTATTTTGGCCTGGACCTTTATCGATTGTTGTGCCATTAAAAAGTGAAGCCAATATCGCTAAATCATTATTAGCTGGACTAACAACGGTTGCACTCCGTATACCATCGCATAATATTGCTTTGGAGCTAATAAGAAAATCTGGCACATCGATAGCGGCACCTAGTGCTAACCCATCAGGTTACATTAGTGCTACTACTTTAGATCATGTAAAAGAGCATTTTTCAGGTGAGAAAGATGTTTTTATTTTAGAAGATAATTCGAGTGATTATGAGTGTCAATATGGTATAGAATCAACCATAGTAGATAGTACTACTAATAACTTAACTATTTTGCGAGACGGTTTTATTACGTTGGAAGCGTTAGAGAAGGTTATTGGTAAGAAAATAGACAAAGCTCCTTCCTTGATACAAATTAAAGCCCCAGGGATGATCAATAAACATTACTCGCCAAAAGTTAAAATGAGACTGAATGCAGAGAGTTTGGAAGCTAATGAGGTAGGTCTTAATTTTGCTAATAGTAAGCTAAAGGGCAATTTTTCGCTTAATTTAAGTTTAACTGGAGACTTAATTATCGCTGCTAGCAACTTATTTGCCAGTCTTAGAATATTGGATAATTATGCAGAATTAAATGGATTAGCAATTGCCGTTGCCTCTATCCCAGAAATTGGTATCGGTGTTGCAATTAATGACAGACTTAAAAGAGCGGCAATAAAATGACCTCTATATTTACTAAATTAAAACAGGTATTAGTCAATAGTTCCAATAAAATATCTTCAGGCATTGACCAAATATTTTATAAAAAAAAACTAGATGAGCAAACTTTAAGTGAATTAGAGGAGTTGTTAATATCGGCAGATATAACTGCTTCTGTGGCAATAGAACTGGTCAATAAACTAAGAGCTATCAAATTTGATAAAGAAGTAAGTAGCTTGGTAATCAAAGAGCAGCTTGCCGACATTATCGGGCAATTATTGATCAAGGCTAGTAAAAATTTTGAATTACACGATAAAAAGCTTAATGTCATATTAGTCTGTGGCGTTAATGGTTCAGGAAAAACTACCACAATAGGTAAGCTGGCTAGTATTTATCGTAAACAAGGTAAGAAAGTAGCAATTGCCGCTTGTGATACATTTAGAGCCGCCGCTGTTAATCAATTATCTAGCTGGGCTGATAAAAGTGGTTCAATGTTTATCACCGGCGAAGAATCAGCTGAACCTGCTAGTGTTGCTTATCTTGCTATGCAGTCTTCCATAAAAAATGATGTGGATATATTATTTATTGATACAGCTGGTAGGTTACATAACAAGAAGAGTTTGATGGAAGAACTTGCCAAAATTGTTAGGGTTATTAAGAAAATTGATGATACAGCTCCCCACCATAGTATATTAGTAATTGATGCAACTACTGGACAAAATATCTATAACCAAGTCGAGCAATTTACCGCTATTGCTAATATAACAAGTCTGATAGTTACTAAATTAGATGGTACGGCAAAAGCTGGTGTAGTGGTTGGTGTAGTACAAAAATTCGCCTTACCAGTATGTTTTTTAGGGATAGGAGAGAAGGTAGATGACTTAAAGCCGTTTGACCCGGCTGCATTTGCTAGTAGTTTAGTAGGAAATTAAATTGGCATCATTGCGGGGAGCTACTTTAGAACAATGAAGCAATCCAAAAATGGATCAACTATGTTAGCCAATATGGGTTTCTTACGGCTTATTTCATACAAGGCTTCATCGCCACCATTCTCATATAATTCCTTGAATCTATAATAACTATCTCTGCTATACCCCATTGTCTTACATGCACTAGATACATTTCCTAAGCTTTTTGCTAGTTCAAGTAATCCTATTTTTGGTCTTATTATTTTCTGATTTAAATTCATTTTAATCTCCATTTAATAATTTGTTTATTTTACTAAATGTAAGATTAAATCTCAACTACTTCAAACTGTAGACGAGAAACTATCAATGACAAGAGTTGACGAGAAGTTTTACTTAATTGTTTACCACAATTATTGGTAAGGTTTCACCATTCAGGCGGGACGAAATTACCGACTATATTATAAAAGATAACATCAGGATTTTCAACTAAAGCGTTAGGAAGAATTAATGATTCTGTCATATTTTTCCCCCTTGCAACAGGGTGAAAAATAGATTTTTTTGTAGGTCAATTTTGGGGAGTTTTAACAAAAAAACACTACAAAAACAATACAAAACTTTTTTAATGAAATTATAAAATAGTTGAAACAATAATATATATACTGGTTGGGAGGAGTTTTTTATACCACACCCCACATTCCTGCTGAGAATGTGGGGGAAGAAATAAAAGAAAAATTCTTTTACAACAAATTATTTCATTCAATGGAGGATGTGTTAAATAGAATGTCGGATGCTATATTAAAATATGAAGCAAGTCCTCAAATTGTTAAATCTATCACTAGTTGGAATTGGATTATTAATTCTGTATTCAAAGATAATTAGTATAAGATGCGTCGCCGCAAAGCAGCCCTGAGCCATGACGTCTTGTACTTTTTTCTGAACAGAGCCAATAATATACTCAAATCATTTGAGTATACAAACAAAAAGAGCTTCCTTTTGGAAAGGAAGCCCTTTTGTAGTAATAGATAAGTAAACTTAAATGATTAGTTTAGAAGTTTACACGAACTTTCAGAGTACCTTGGTGAGCAACATATTTATTAGCTAAATATGCATCATAACCAGCTCCATACTCCATAACTCCGGCTTTAGCACCAATAACTACACCAACATTATATGATGTTTTGCTACCTTTCTCAGTTCTAGTAACAAACGGATCAGTCATGCCATCTAATCTAGCATCAACTTTTCCTGATTTACCACTTAATTTGTGAGAAACAGAACCATGTAGTTCAGGAGTTATTGCAATACCATCAGTATCTATAGTAGTTGCAATTCTAGCCCCGATGACAGCTTCAACTATATTGGCTTCTTTCTTAGCAAAGATCTTATTTTGATGTGTTGTACCAGTTTCCTTATGCTCTGCATCATTAAATCTTGTATAACGAATTCCAGCAGTCGGGGTTAATGATACTGAGTCAGCTAGTTTAGCATTGTAACCAAATAATACTTCTCCGCCGAAAGACATAGAATCATAACTAGCTTTAGCAGTTTCCTTACCACTAGTATGAACCTTACTAGATACTTTTCTAACATCATTACTGTCAATTTTACTTGAACTAAAGGAAGCCACAGCTTGTACAAAAAAATCTTTATCAAGTTGTTGTGACCCATAAAGAGAGACCCCAAAAGTACCAATTTTGGCTTTTTCGTCTTTATAACCTTTAAATTTCATATCAGTCTTAGCGACATTAACAGCAGCACCGATTGTTAGATTCTCATTAAATAAAGTATCGAAACCCAAGACTCCACCAAAAGATTTTGATGTATAGCCAATAGAATTATCTTTTTTATCCTGATCCTGAGTAGCTTGGCTATAATGTGGCATAATCCATGCACCCATTGATGCATTACCATCATCAGACCCAGCAGCAACAGCCATTCTAGTATTTCTGTTCTGGACTATATTATCAATACTATTAGCAACACGACGAGCAACGTCAGCACATGCTGTGGTTACATGAGCATTTTCACT
This genomic interval from Candidatus Tisiphia endosymbiont of Dioctria linearis contains the following:
- a CDS encoding DNA polymerase III subunit chi; this translates as MQQFSFYHTTEGLVYKTSCLLVEKSYHSNLRIVVLVPDIEVQESLNKMIWTYSRKQFIPHGSKLDPLPEKQPVYITHQLENPNQATILIIIAPFDIQEILNNKNFAHFQRVIIIYDALDNLSLIIKTINELTIATPIIDCYKQSPMGTWSKI
- a CDS encoding L-threonylcarbamoyladenylate synthase, which translates into the protein MLRQAAKFIKSGNIVAFPTETVYGLGADASNEQACQKIFKVKKRPSINPLIVHVATMSQAKTIGEFNADALKLSEVFWPGPLSIVVPLKSEANIAKSLLAGLTTVALRIPSHNIALELIRKSGTSIAAPSANPSGYISATTLDHVKEHFSGEKDVFILEDNSSDYECQYGIESTIVDSTTNNLTILRDGFITLEALEKVIGKKIDKAPSLIQIKAPGMINKHYSPKVKMRLNAESLEANEVGLNFANSKLKGNFSLNLSLTGDLIIAASNLFASLRILDNYAELNGLAIAVASIPEIGIGVAINDRLKRAAIK
- the ftsY gene encoding signal recognition particle-docking protein FtsY, coding for MTSIFTKLKQVLVNSSNKISSGIDQIFYKKKLDEQTLSELEELLISADITASVAIELVNKLRAIKFDKEVSSLVIKEQLADIIGQLLIKASKNFELHDKKLNVILVCGVNGSGKTTTIGKLASIYRKQGKKVAIAACDTFRAAAVNQLSSWADKSGSMFITGEESAEPASVAYLAMQSSIKNDVDILFIDTAGRLHNKKSLMEELAKIVRVIKKIDDTAPHHSILVIDATTGQNIYNQVEQFTAIANITSLIVTKLDGTAKAGVVVGVVQKFALPVCFLGIGEKVDDLKPFDPAAFASSLVGN
- the glyS gene encoding glycine--tRNA ligase subunit beta translates to MSELLLELFSEEIPALMQKNAAEAYKTIFTTILQEGEIVADVQVFIGPRRIAIYITNLPKFIPPKEIIIRGPKVSAAQQAIEGFCRANNIEQNKLSTLLVQGQLYYIIVKSTAETDIRILLQEIIPKAISKYIWSKSMHWGNYDISWIRPLRNILCIFDGEILAIKYGHLTANNITFGHRFLSPEPIANSNDLENWNEKQGVSERSVVNLREHANTPKFCGANSSKHLSIDSFSEYQNKLRESNVIIDQQERKEIIKNQLSEITKSLNLVIKDDEKLLEEVTGLVELPVVMVGKIPEIFLTLPSEVLISSMRTHQKYFSTFDQAGNFAPYFLFVSNMRHDQNIIVSGNEKVLAARLSDALYFYQQDLSNSLESRLLKLEQITFHAKIGSIRQKTERIANICNYIIDFLDKSEIVDGFLGKTKPSTAAYIDVREERRRVSTTKSPTRLTYPGSLMSGSQDLQVAARLCKSDLTTEMVGEFPELQGIMGYYYAKSEGLNDQIALAIRDHYKPQGPSDSLPMGDTAILAIADKLDSLVGLILIGEEPSGSRDPYSLRRQALGIIRTILANKLTINIKQLVAYVIQLYSEENITYTKSSQIILEFLEERAKYYFKNHYDLSLINAVLDFDIEGDLMISEIKLSALQKFLAGSEGENLLTIYKRANNILEGNNIAGDVNQEAFISQYEQQLFSSLENVSKQIDISIAEKDFTKALRGLLEMLKPINDFFDNLMVKDEDRIIANNRLLLLKMVRQLFNKLAKFSAL
- a CDS encoding glycine--tRNA ligase subunit alpha — translated: MQKLSFQQIIMTLQNYWQDYGCAILQPYDAHVGAGTFHPATVLRTLGKKPWFVAFVQPSRRPHDSRYAMHPNRMQHYYQFQVILKPSPDDIQQLYLKSLECLGIDLQKHDIRFVEDDWESPSLGAAGLGWEVWCDGMEVSQFTYMQQIGGIDCRPVAGEITYGLERLALYIQGINEVKNIDWNGQVGEKALTYGEVDFAAEKQFSKFNLELADTAILSQHFIDSEKQCNELIAADLLLPAYDYCIQASHLFNLLNARGVISVTERASYILRIRNLAKICCHKWLELEDKEELYE